A window of Streptomyces sp. DG1A-41 contains these coding sequences:
- the arc gene encoding proteasome ATPase has translation MAAHDDDMNRGIRPGRGSDDPAGQIAYLEQEIAVLRRKLADSPRHTRILEERIVELQTNLAGVSAQNERLANTLREARDQIVALKEEVDRLAQPPAGFGVFLTANEDGTADIFTGGRKLRVNVSPSVELDELRRGQEVMLNEALNVVEAMEFERVGEIVTLKEILEDGERALVLGHTDEERVVRLAEPLLDVTIRAGDALLLEPRSGYVYEVVPKSEVEELVLEEVPDIGYEQIGGLGNQIEAIRDAVELPYLYPDLFKEHELRPPKGVLLYGPPGCGKTLIAKAVANSLAKKVAEVTGQAAGKSFFLNIKGPELLNKYVGETERQIRLVFQRAREKASEGTPVIVFFDEMESLFRTRGSGVSSDVENTIVPQLLAEIDGVEGLQNVVVIGASNREDMIDPAILRPGRLDVKIKIERPDAEAAKDIFGKYLTERLPLHSDDLAEHSGSKASTVQSMIQTAVEQMYAESEENRFLEVTYANGDKEVLYFKDFNSGAMIENIVGRAKKMAIKDFLEKNQKGLRVSHLLQACVDEFKENEDLPNTTNPDDWARISGKKGERIVYIRTLITGKQGADTGRSIDTVANTGQYL, from the coding sequence GTGGCAGCCCACGACGACGACATGAACCGCGGCATCCGCCCGGGACGCGGGTCCGACGACCCGGCCGGGCAGATCGCCTACCTTGAGCAGGAGATCGCCGTCCTGCGACGTAAGCTCGCCGACTCTCCGCGACACACGAGGATTCTCGAAGAGCGGATCGTCGAGCTGCAGACCAATCTGGCCGGCGTGTCCGCACAGAACGAGCGACTCGCCAACACGCTCCGTGAGGCCCGTGACCAGATCGTGGCCCTCAAGGAGGAAGTCGACCGGCTCGCACAGCCGCCGGCCGGCTTCGGTGTCTTCCTGACGGCCAACGAGGACGGCACCGCCGACATCTTCACCGGCGGCCGCAAGCTCAGGGTGAACGTCAGCCCCAGCGTCGAGCTCGACGAGCTCCGGCGCGGCCAGGAAGTGATGCTCAACGAAGCGCTCAACGTGGTCGAGGCCATGGAGTTCGAGCGCGTCGGTGAAATCGTCACACTCAAGGAGATCCTCGAGGACGGCGAGCGGGCCCTGGTGCTCGGGCACACCGACGAGGAGCGGGTGGTACGGCTCGCCGAGCCGCTGCTGGACGTCACCATCCGCGCCGGCGACGCCCTCCTGCTCGAACCCCGTTCCGGCTACGTCTACGAGGTCGTGCCGAAGAGCGAGGTCGAGGAGCTCGTCCTCGAAGAAGTCCCCGACATCGGCTACGAGCAGATCGGCGGCCTCGGCAACCAGATCGAGGCCATCCGTGACGCGGTCGAGCTCCCGTACCTGTACCCGGACCTGTTCAAGGAGCACGAACTACGGCCGCCGAAGGGTGTCCTGCTGTACGGGCCTCCTGGATGCGGTAAGACCCTGATCGCCAAGGCCGTGGCCAACTCGCTGGCCAAGAAGGTCGCCGAGGTGACCGGCCAGGCCGCAGGCAAGAGCTTCTTCCTCAACATCAAGGGCCCCGAGCTCCTGAACAAGTACGTCGGTGAGACGGAGCGGCAGATCCGCCTCGTCTTCCAGCGGGCCCGTGAGAAGGCCAGCGAGGGAACACCCGTCATCGTCTTCTTCGACGAGATGGAGTCCCTCTTCCGCACCCGTGGCTCCGGTGTCAGCTCGGACGTGGAGAACACCATCGTCCCGCAGCTGCTCGCCGAGATCGACGGTGTGGAGGGCCTCCAGAACGTGGTCGTGATCGGTGCCTCCAACCGTGAGGACATGATCGACCCGGCCATCCTGCGGCCCGGCCGGCTGGACGTGAAGATCAAGATCGAGCGTCCGGACGCCGAGGCGGCCAAGGACATCTTCGGCAAGTACCTCACCGAGCGCCTCCCGCTGCACAGCGACGACCTCGCCGAGCACAGCGGATCCAAGGCCTCCACGGTCCAGAGCATGATCCAGACGGCCGTCGAACAGATGTACGCAGAATCCGAGGAGAACCGCTTCCTGGAGGTCACCTACGCCAACGGCGACAAGGAAGTCCTCTACTTCAAGGACTTCAACTCCGGCGCCATGATCGAGAACATCGTGGGCCGCGCCAAGAAGATGGCGATCAAGGACTTCCTCGAGAAGAACCAGAAGGGCCTCAGGGTCTCCCACCTCCTCCAGGCCTGCGTGGACGAGTTCAAGGAGAACGAGGACCTGCCGAACACCACCAACCCGGACGACTGGGCCCGGATCTCCGGCAAGAAGGGCGAGCGGATCGTGTACATCCGTACGCTCATCACCGGAAAGCAGGGCGCGGACACCGGACGCTCCATCGACACGGTGGCGAACACCGGTCAGTACCTGTAA
- a CDS encoding ferredoxin, translating to MSVQQEAGVDGEALEVWIDQDLCTGDGICAQYAPEVFELDIDGLAYVKSPDDELLQDKGATTPVPLPLLTDVIDSAKECPGECIHVRRVSDRAEVYGPDTE from the coding sequence ATGAGCGTGCAGCAGGAGGCCGGGGTCGACGGCGAGGCGCTGGAGGTCTGGATCGACCAGGACCTGTGTACCGGTGACGGCATCTGCGCCCAGTACGCGCCCGAGGTGTTCGAGCTGGACATCGACGGTCTGGCCTATGTGAAGAGCCCCGACGACGAGTTGCTCCAGGACAAGGGCGCGACAACGCCCGTTCCGCTGCCGCTTCTCACGGACGTGATCGACTCGGCGAAGGAGTGTCCGGGCGAGTGCATCCACGTGCGTCGAGTTTCGGACAGGGCCGAGGTGTACGGGCCGGACACGGAGTGA
- a CDS encoding tRNA (adenine-N1)-methyltransferase — MSEPTGAARRRGPFKVGDQVQLTDPKGRHYTFTLEAGKNFHTHKGSFPHDELIGAPEGSVVRTTGNVAYLALRPLLPDYVLSMPRGAAVVYPKDAGQILAFADIFPGARVVEAGVGSGSLSSFLLRAIGDQGMLHSYERRADFAEIAQANVERYFGGPHPAWQLTVGDLQDNLSDTDVDRVILDMLAPWECLEAVSKALVPGGILCCYVATTTQLARTVESIREIGCFNEPTSWETMIRNWHIEGLAVRPDHRMIGHTGFLLTARRLADGVEPPMRRRRPAKGAYGEDYAGPNADGGTGR, encoded by the coding sequence ATGTCCGAACCGACCGGTGCCGCCCGCAGGCGCGGGCCCTTCAAGGTCGGGGACCAGGTACAGCTGACCGACCCCAAGGGCCGCCACTACACGTTCACGCTCGAGGCCGGGAAGAACTTCCACACCCACAAGGGTTCCTTCCCGCACGACGAACTGATCGGCGCTCCCGAGGGCAGCGTTGTCCGCACCACAGGAAACGTCGCCTACCTCGCGCTGCGCCCCCTGCTCCCCGACTACGTCCTGTCCATGCCCCGCGGGGCAGCCGTCGTCTACCCCAAGGACGCGGGGCAGATCCTCGCCTTCGCCGACATCTTCCCCGGCGCCCGCGTCGTGGAGGCCGGCGTCGGCTCCGGCTCGCTCAGCAGCTTCCTGCTGCGCGCCATCGGCGACCAGGGCATGCTGCACAGCTACGAGCGCCGCGCCGACTTCGCCGAGATCGCCCAGGCGAACGTGGAGCGCTACTTCGGCGGCCCGCACCCCGCCTGGCAGCTCACGGTCGGCGACCTCCAGGACAACCTGTCCGACACCGACGTCGACCGCGTCATCCTCGACATGCTCGCCCCCTGGGAGTGCCTGGAGGCCGTCTCCAAGGCGCTGGTCCCCGGCGGCATCCTGTGCTGCTACGTGGCGACCACCACCCAGCTCGCCCGGACCGTCGAGTCCATCCGCGAGATCGGCTGCTTCAACGAGCCGACCTCCTGGGAGACGATGATCCGCAACTGGCACATCGAGGGCCTGGCCGTCCGCCCGGACCACCGGATGATCGGCCACACCGGCTTCCTGCTCACCGCCCGCCGCCTCGCCGACGGCGTCGAGCCGCCCATGCGCCGCCGCCGCCCCGCCAAGGGCGCCTACGGCGAGGACTACGCCGGCCCCAACGCCGACGGCGGCACCGGCCGCTGA
- a CDS encoding site-2 protease family protein translates to MDESGGRGQPRSGNKESAERHAGPPARATDPTSADEQSTDVRRFPSTSDDDAPAATPPTRPADRPAPQTPEPAADPAADQAPRAAGPAVRPEAPRPGQDSSAIADGPPEVTHQGQPDGPESNAHGEHEGSRRPEGDADGPEADALRKSPADGGHDGSPRPQADAHPDRAYATGPHTGSAAGKPDATSRQTAPGPGDRPLAHSADGKGPAPQRPPEPRGGLLMGRPFGVPVYVAPSWFLVAALITWVFGGQLERVLPELGAARYLVSLFFAIAFYASVLVHELAHTVAALRFKLPVRRIQLQFFGGVSEIEKEAETPGREFVLAFVGPLLSLALAGVFYAAIQTVEPGTVPGVLLAGLMISNLIVAAFNLLPGLPLDGGRMLRAVVWKITGKPMSGTIAAAWVGRFLAVSVLIGLPLLTQSGALGTEAVDNVGMDTVLDALLAAILAAIIWTGAGNSLRMARLREHLPELRARALTRRAVPVETDTPLSEALRRANAAGARALVVVDAHGNPVSLVREAAIVGVPEHRRPWVAVSGLAQDLTDGMRVSAELSGEELLDALRATPATEYLVVEETGEIYGVLSAADVERAFVKAMARPS, encoded by the coding sequence GTGGACGAGAGCGGCGGGCGCGGGCAGCCGCGGTCCGGCAACAAGGAGTCGGCCGAGCGCCACGCAGGGCCTCCGGCCCGGGCCACCGACCCCACCTCCGCCGACGAACAGTCCACGGACGTACGGCGGTTCCCCTCCACGAGCGACGACGACGCCCCTGCCGCGACGCCGCCGACCCGGCCGGCCGACCGCCCGGCCCCGCAGACACCCGAACCGGCGGCCGACCCGGCAGCGGACCAGGCCCCCCGCGCCGCCGGCCCGGCCGTACGACCGGAAGCCCCGAGGCCCGGCCAGGACTCATCCGCCATCGCGGACGGCCCTCCGGAAGTTACACACCAGGGGCAGCCCGACGGCCCCGAGTCCAATGCCCACGGCGAGCACGAGGGCAGCCGCCGTCCGGAGGGCGACGCGGACGGCCCCGAGGCCGATGCCCTGCGCAAGTCCCCGGCTGACGGCGGTCATGACGGCAGCCCTCGGCCGCAGGCCGACGCGCACCCCGACCGTGCCTACGCCACCGGCCCGCACACGGGCTCTGCCGCGGGCAAGCCCGATGCGACCAGCCGGCAGACCGCCCCCGGCCCCGGTGACCGCCCCCTCGCGCACTCGGCGGACGGCAAGGGCCCCGCGCCCCAGCGGCCCCCGGAGCCGCGGGGCGGGCTGCTGATGGGGCGGCCGTTCGGCGTGCCCGTATACGTCGCGCCCAGCTGGTTCCTGGTCGCCGCGTTGATCACCTGGGTGTTCGGCGGGCAGCTCGAGCGCGTGCTGCCCGAGCTCGGCGCCGCCCGCTACCTGGTCTCCCTGTTCTTCGCAATCGCCTTCTACGCGTCCGTGCTGGTGCACGAGCTGGCGCACACGGTGGCCGCCCTCCGCTTCAAGCTCCCGGTCCGCCGTATCCAGCTCCAGTTCTTCGGCGGCGTCTCCGAGATCGAGAAGGAGGCCGAGACCCCCGGACGGGAGTTCGTGCTCGCCTTCGTAGGGCCGCTGCTCTCCCTCGCCCTGGCGGGTGTGTTCTACGCCGCCATACAGACGGTGGAACCCGGGACCGTCCCGGGCGTCCTGCTGGCCGGCCTGATGATCTCCAACCTCATCGTGGCCGCGTTCAACCTCCTGCCCGGTCTGCCCCTCGACGGCGGCCGCATGCTCCGTGCGGTCGTCTGGAAGATCACCGGCAAGCCGATGAGCGGCACCATCGCCGCCGCCTGGGTCGGCCGCTTCCTCGCCGTCTCCGTCCTGATCGGCCTGCCCCTGCTGACGCAGTCCGGCGCCCTCGGCACCGAGGCCGTGGACAACGTCGGCATGGACACCGTCCTGGACGCCCTGCTCGCCGCCATCCTCGCCGCGATCATCTGGACCGGCGCCGGCAACAGCCTGCGCATGGCCCGCCTGCGCGAGCACCTCCCCGAACTGCGCGCCCGTGCGCTCACCCGCCGTGCCGTCCCGGTCGAGACCGACACCCCCCTCTCGGAGGCCCTGCGCCGCGCCAACGCCGCCGGCGCCCGGGCCCTGGTCGTCGTCGACGCCCACGGCAACCCCGTCTCCCTCGTCCGCGAGGCCGCCATCGTCGGCGTCCCCGAACACCGCCGCCCCTGGGTCGCGGTGAGCGGCCTCGCCCAGGACCTGACCGACGGCATGCGCGTCTCGGCGGAACTGTCGGGCGAGGAGCTCCTGGACGCCCTGCGGGCGACGCCCGCGACCGAGTACCTGGTGGTCGAGGAGACCGGCGAGATCTACGGCGTCCTGTCCGCGGCCGACGTGGAGCGCGCCTTCGTGAAGGCCATGGCCCGGCCCTCCTAG
- a CDS encoding response regulator transcription factor, whose protein sequence is MAIRVLLVDDQPLLRTGFRMILEAEQDLAVVGEAGDGLQALDQVRALQPDVVLMDIRMPRMDGVEATRQITGPGRDGPAKVLVLTTFDLDEYVVEALRAGASGFLLKDAPANELVQAIRVVAAGEAMLAPSITRRLLDKYATHLPSGEEPVPDTLHTLTDREVEVLKLVARGLSNAEIAADLFVSETTVKTHVGHVLTKLGLRDRVQAAVYAYESGLVRPGAQ, encoded by the coding sequence GTGGCCATCCGCGTCCTACTGGTCGACGACCAGCCCCTGCTCCGCACGGGCTTCCGGATGATCCTGGAGGCCGAGCAGGACCTCGCGGTCGTCGGCGAGGCCGGAGACGGCCTCCAGGCGCTCGACCAGGTGCGGGCGCTCCAGCCCGACGTGGTCCTCATGGACATCCGCATGCCGCGGATGGACGGTGTGGAGGCGACCCGGCAGATCACCGGCCCCGGGCGGGACGGTCCGGCGAAGGTCCTGGTGCTGACCACCTTCGACCTCGACGAGTACGTGGTGGAGGCCCTGCGGGCCGGTGCCAGCGGCTTCCTGCTGAAGGACGCCCCGGCCAACGAGCTGGTACAGGCGATCCGGGTCGTCGCCGCGGGCGAGGCGATGCTCGCGCCGAGCATCACCAGGCGGCTGCTCGACAAGTACGCCACGCATCTACCCTCGGGCGAGGAGCCGGTGCCTGACACGCTGCACACGCTCACCGACCGCGAGGTCGAGGTGCTGAAGCTCGTGGCGCGCGGGCTGTCCAACGCCGAGATCGCCGCCGACCTGTTCGTCAGCGAGACCACCGTCAAGACTCACGTCGGGCACGTGCTCACCAAGCTGGGCCTGCGCGACCGCGTGCAGGCCGCGGTGTACGCGTACGAGAGCGGGCTGGTGCGCCCCGGCGCGCAGTAA
- a CDS encoding ABC transporter substrate-binding protein: protein MNIRNQWPVLPVVAGLASGLLTGCGTETGDSGGDGSNVVVGMSDDVLATDPASGYDPGSWLLFNNVFQSLLSFPKGATEPQPEAAESCAFSDTQTTVYKCTLKDGLKFSNGDPLTSEDVKFSFDRMLKINDPDGPAIMFPTLEKVETPDEKTVVFRLNTADATFPSKIASGAGSIVDHREYDADGLRKDGKAVGSGPYQLDSIDDEQAVFSVNENYKGTAEVKNTGVTLKFFGGDQTALKQAIENEEVDIAYRGLTAGDIADMEKADDGTGAEVVEGSSAEVQHLVFNMDDPVAGKLGVRKAIAHLLDREALIKDVYQGTATPLYSIIPAGIAGHNTAFFDKYGARPSKSKAAAALRADGITGKVKLTLWSTPSRYGPATDQELNAIAGQLNASGLFDADVKSVPFGQYEKDIAAGKYGVYVKGWVPDYPDADNFTAPFFGKGNVLGNNYDNSTITGSLIPRTAALTNRASTDKEFGELQDIVADELPVLPVWQAKQYAVVRDGVYGLEYCLDASTVFRFWELSKDS, encoded by the coding sequence GTGAACATACGCAACCAGTGGCCGGTCCTGCCCGTCGTGGCGGGGCTCGCCTCCGGCCTGCTGACCGGCTGTGGCACGGAGACCGGAGACTCCGGGGGAGACGGCTCCAACGTGGTGGTGGGGATGTCCGACGACGTCCTGGCCACCGACCCGGCCTCCGGCTACGACCCGGGCTCCTGGCTGTTGTTCAACAACGTCTTCCAGTCGTTGCTCAGCTTCCCCAAGGGCGCCACGGAACCCCAGCCGGAGGCCGCCGAGAGCTGCGCCTTCAGCGACACGCAGACCACGGTCTACAAGTGCACGCTGAAGGACGGCCTCAAGTTCAGCAACGGTGACCCGCTGACCTCCGAGGACGTCAAGTTCTCCTTCGACCGCATGCTGAAGATCAACGACCCCGACGGGCCCGCGATCATGTTCCCCACGCTGGAGAAGGTCGAGACGCCGGACGAGAAGACGGTCGTCTTCCGGCTCAACACGGCCGACGCCACCTTCCCGAGCAAGATCGCCTCGGGCGCCGGCTCCATAGTCGACCACCGCGAGTACGACGCGGACGGGCTGCGCAAGGACGGCAAGGCCGTCGGTTCCGGCCCCTACCAGCTCGACTCGATCGACGACGAGCAGGCCGTCTTCTCCGTCAACGAGAACTACAAGGGCACCGCCGAGGTGAAGAACACCGGCGTGACGCTCAAGTTCTTCGGCGGCGACCAGACCGCCCTGAAGCAGGCCATCGAGAACGAGGAAGTCGACATCGCCTACCGCGGCCTGACCGCAGGCGACATCGCGGACATGGAGAAGGCCGACGACGGCACCGGCGCCGAGGTCGTCGAGGGCAGCAGCGCCGAGGTCCAGCACCTGGTGTTCAACATGGACGACCCGGTCGCCGGAAAGCTCGGCGTCCGCAAGGCCATCGCCCATCTGCTCGACCGCGAAGCCCTCATCAAGGACGTCTACCAGGGCACCGCGACCCCGCTGTACTCGATCATCCCGGCCGGTATCGCCGGCCACAACACGGCCTTCTTCGACAAGTACGGGGCCCGCCCCTCCAAGTCCAAGGCGGCCGCAGCGCTGCGCGCCGACGGCATCACCGGCAAGGTGAAGCTGACCCTCTGGTCGACCCCGTCCCGCTACGGCCCCGCCACCGACCAGGAGTTGAACGCCATCGCCGGCCAGCTCAACGCGAGCGGCCTGTTCGACGCCGACGTCAAGTCCGTCCCCTTCGGCCAGTACGAGAAGGACATCGCCGCCGGCAAGTACGGCGTCTATGTGAAGGGCTGGGTGCCCGACTACCCGGACGCCGACAACTTCACGGCACCCTTCTTCGGCAAGGGCAACGTACTGGGCAACAACTACGACAACAGCACCATCACCGGCTCGCTCATCCCGCGCACCGCGGCCCTGACCAACCGCGCCTCCACCGACAAGGAGTTCGGGGAGCTCCAGGACATCGTCGCCGACGAACTGCCCGTCCTGCCGGTGTGGCAGGCCAAGCAGTACGCGGTCGTCCGTGACGGCGTCTACGGCCTGGAGTACTGCCTCGACGCGTCCACCGTGTTCCGCTTCTGGGAGCTGAGCAAGGACTCCTGA
- a CDS encoding ABC transporter substrate-binding protein codes for MNRKTLVLPAVIGLLAPVLAACGGSDSGSDNGGAIVVGTTDRFTASKDAPAPLDPAYAYDVGTWNILRQTVQTLMIQPRGEGEPVPEAAERCGFTDTGNERYACTLRDDLKFANGDPVTAADVKYSIDRARSLRADSGVFALLSTIDTVETQGDREVIFHLKTADATFPYKLSTPVAGIVDPDEYPKNKLRDGFDLDGSGPYTLKADVENGEMVKAEFTRNPDYKGSLKLNNDKVDMVSFKDADAMGAALNKGDIDLMTRTMSPEQIRKLSGDADTDIDLVEMPGLEIRYLGFNTDAPTVKSKAVRQAMAQVVNRSELVSKVYGSQAEPLYSLVPASVTGHSNSFFNKYGDPNVTKARSLLNQANVTTPVKLTLHYTTDHYGPATKQEFEVLRDQLNSSGLFDVGIKGTPWDAFRPAEKKGEYDVYGMGWFPDFPDADNFLAPFLDKDNTLGSPYDNSRIRNTLIPESRREADRLSAATSLTDIQDIVASDVPVLPLWQGKQYVAARDDITGTAYALNSSSTLQLWELGRGVSG; via the coding sequence ATGAACCGCAAGACTTTGGTGCTGCCGGCCGTGATCGGCCTGCTCGCGCCGGTACTCGCCGCCTGTGGCGGGTCCGACAGCGGGAGCGACAACGGCGGCGCGATCGTCGTCGGCACCACGGACCGGTTCACCGCCTCGAAGGACGCCCCCGCGCCTCTCGACCCGGCGTACGCCTACGACGTCGGCACCTGGAACATCCTGCGCCAGACCGTGCAGACCCTGATGATCCAGCCGCGCGGCGAGGGCGAGCCGGTACCGGAGGCCGCCGAGCGCTGCGGCTTCACCGACACCGGCAACGAGCGCTACGCCTGCACCCTGCGCGACGACCTGAAGTTCGCGAACGGCGACCCCGTCACCGCGGCCGACGTCAAGTACTCCATCGACCGCGCCCGTTCCCTCAGGGCCGACAGCGGCGTGTTCGCGCTGCTGTCCACCATCGACACCGTCGAGACGCAGGGCGACCGCGAGGTCATCTTCCACCTCAAGACCGCCGACGCGACCTTCCCGTACAAGCTGTCGACACCGGTCGCCGGCATCGTCGACCCCGACGAGTACCCGAAGAACAAGCTGCGCGACGGCTTCGACCTGGACGGCTCCGGCCCGTACACCCTCAAGGCCGACGTCGAGAACGGCGAGATGGTCAAGGCCGAGTTCACCAGGAACCCCGACTACAAGGGGAGCCTGAAGCTGAACAACGACAAGGTCGACATGGTCTCCTTCAAGGACGCCGACGCCATGGGCGCGGCCCTGAACAAGGGCGACATCGACCTGATGACCCGCACCATGTCGCCGGAGCAGATCCGCAAGCTCTCGGGCGACGCGGACACCGACATCGACCTCGTCGAGATGCCCGGCCTGGAGATCCGCTACCTGGGCTTCAACACCGACGCCCCGACCGTGAAGTCCAAGGCCGTGCGCCAGGCGATGGCCCAGGTCGTCAACCGCAGCGAGCTGGTCTCCAAGGTCTACGGCTCCCAGGCCGAACCGCTGTACTCGCTCGTCCCGGCCAGCGTCACCGGCCACTCCAACTCGTTCTTCAACAAGTACGGAGACCCGAACGTCACCAAGGCCCGCTCCCTGCTGAACCAGGCGAACGTCACCACCCCGGTGAAGCTGACGCTGCACTACACGACCGACCACTACGGTCCCGCCACCAAGCAGGAGTTCGAGGTCCTCCGCGACCAGCTCAACTCAAGCGGCCTGTTCGACGTCGGCATCAAGGGCACGCCGTGGGACGCGTTCCGCCCGGCCGAGAAGAAGGGCGAGTACGACGTCTACGGCATGGGCTGGTTCCCGGACTTCCCGGACGCCGACAACTTCCTCGCTCCGTTCCTGGACAAGGACAACACCCTCGGCTCGCCGTACGACAACAGCCGAATCCGCAACACTCTGATCCCTGAGTCCCGCCGTGAGGCGGACCGGCTGTCCGCCGCCACCAGCCTGACGGACATTCAGGACATCGTCGCCTCCGACGTGCCGGTGCTGCCGCTGTGGCAGGGCAAGCAGTACGTCGCCGCGCGCGACGACATCACGGGTACCGCTTACGCGCTCAACTCCTCGTCGACGCTCCAGCTGTGGGAGCTCGGCCGGGGCGTGAGTGGCTGA
- a CDS encoding HAD family phosphatase, with the protein MTSTVPALGTRTAEGSALQAVLLDMDGTLVDTEGFWWDVEVDVFASLGHMLDESWRHVVVGGPMTRSAGFLIEATGADITLGELTVLLNDGFEDRISRALPLMPGAGRLLAELYEYEIPTALVSASHRRIIDRVLTSLGAHHFSLTVAGDEVPRTKPHPDPYLAAAAGLGVDPARCAVIEDTATGVAAAEAAGCQVVAVPSVAPIAPALRRTVVSSLEEVDLTFLHGLMTEMR; encoded by the coding sequence ATGACCAGTACGGTCCCCGCGCTCGGTACACGTACGGCCGAAGGCTCGGCCCTACAGGCCGTGCTCCTCGACATGGACGGCACCCTGGTGGACACGGAGGGCTTCTGGTGGGACGTCGAGGTCGACGTCTTCGCCTCCCTCGGCCACATGCTCGACGAGTCCTGGCGGCATGTCGTGGTCGGCGGCCCCATGACCCGCAGCGCGGGGTTCCTGATCGAGGCCACCGGTGCCGACATCACCCTCGGCGAGCTCACGGTGCTCCTGAACGACGGCTTCGAGGACCGCATCAGCCGCGCCCTGCCGCTGATGCCCGGCGCCGGGCGGCTGCTGGCCGAGCTGTACGAGTACGAGATCCCCACGGCCCTGGTCTCCGCCTCGCACCGGCGCATCATCGACCGGGTGCTGACCTCGCTGGGCGCGCACCACTTCAGCCTCACGGTGGCCGGTGACGAGGTCCCGCGCACCAAGCCCCACCCCGACCCGTACCTGGCGGCCGCCGCCGGACTCGGTGTCGATCCCGCCCGGTGCGCCGTCATCGAGGACACCGCGACCGGAGTCGCCGCCGCCGAGGCCGCGGGCTGCCAGGTCGTGGCGGTGCCCTCCGTGGCCCCCATCGCCCCGGCCCTGAGGCGTACGGTCGTCAGCTCTCTCGAAGAGGTCGACCTGACATTTCTGCACGGTCTGATGACGGAAATGCGCTAG